The following coding sequences lie in one Panicum virgatum strain AP13 chromosome 6N, P.virgatum_v5, whole genome shotgun sequence genomic window:
- the LOC120679177 gene encoding transcription factor IBH1-like → MHAPRKFRKAFMAQLLVSLRAAGQASKSMGLRERRDAVRLSSDVAMALASARAAPRSWARALVARHAAERRNEALMRRIMGGAGYEMAAAAAAARSRKEARSRRIVRRSRRVCSGSAGRKRRGLLAAAASGGAGRCSAMAAARRMVTARLQVLKSLVPGGEALRGLSLLSETLDYVVCLKTQVELMQCLCRGSRPKLG, encoded by the coding sequence ATGCATGCCCCGAGGAAGTTCAGGAAGGCCTTCATGGCGCAGCTCCTGGTGAGCCTGCGGGCGGCCGGCCAGGCGTCCAAGTCCATGGGCCTCCGGGAGCGCCGCGACGCCGTGCGGCTCTCCTCCGACGTGGCCATGGCGCTGGCGTCCGCCCGCGCGGCGCCGCGCTCGTGGGCGCGCGCCCTCGTCGCCAGGcacgcggcggagcggcgcaaCGAGGCGCTCATGCGCCGCATCATGGGCGGCGCCGGCTACGAgatggccgcggccgcggccgcggcgaggagcaGGAAGGAGGCGCGGAGCAGGAGGATCGTGCGGAGGTCGCGCCGGGTGTGCAGCGGCAGCgccgggaggaagaggaggggcttgctcgcggcggcggcgagcggcggggccgGGAGATGCAGCgcaatggcggcggccaggaggaTGGTGACGGCGAGGCTGCAGGTTCTGAAGAGCCTCGTGCCGGGAGGGGAGGCGCTGCGTGGCCTCTCCCTGCTGAGCGAGACGCTGGACTACGTCGTGTGCCTGAAGACACAGGTGGAGCTCATGCAATGCCTGTGCAGAGGATCCCGTCCCAAGCTGGGTTGA